The following proteins come from a genomic window of Micromonospora echinofusca:
- a CDS encoding PPOX class F420-dependent oxidoreductase — protein MARSIATNTRVDRAELTEFLRPRHRVVLMTTRADGRPQSSPVTAGVDGEGRLVVSTYPGRAKVANVRRDPRVSACVLSDDWNGPWVHLDGTAEVLDLPAALEPLVEYFRCISGEHPDWDEYRAAMLRQGKSLIRVTIDAWGPIATGGFPAHLAD, from the coding sequence ATGGCACGCAGCATCGCGACGAACACCCGGGTCGACCGGGCCGAGCTGACCGAGTTCCTCCGCCCGCGGCACCGGGTGGTGCTGATGACCACCCGCGCCGACGGCCGGCCGCAGTCGTCCCCCGTCACCGCCGGGGTGGACGGCGAGGGGCGGTTGGTGGTCTCCACCTATCCCGGGCGGGCCAAGGTCGCCAACGTCCGCCGCGACCCACGGGTGTCGGCGTGTGTGCTCTCCGACGACTGGAACGGCCCGTGGGTGCACCTCGACGGCACCGCCGAGGTGCTGGACCTGCCGGCGGCGCTGGAACCGCTCGTGGAGTACTTCCGCTGCATCTCCGGCGAGCATCCGGACTGGGACGAGTACCGGGCGGCCATGCTGCGTCAGGGCAAGTCGCTCATCCGGGTCACCATCGACGCCTGGGGTCCGATCGCCACCGGCGGCTTCCCGGCCCACCTCGCCGACTGA
- a CDS encoding serine hydrolase domain-containing protein, giving the protein MSVARSIDPDQIGFDPARLARIDEHFGRYVDDGRLAGWQVLVTRRGEIAHSSTYGLRDVEAGSPVEADTLWRIYSMTKPVTSVAAMILWEEGRFELTDEISRWLPEFADLRVYSKGSALEPYTVPAVEPIRVWHLLTHTAGLTYGFMQTSVVDTIYRAAGYDLYPPADVDLATACQAFGELPLLFQPGTAWGYSVATDVLGRLVEVVSGQSLDAFFADRIFRPLGMTDTHWWAEGDAAERLAALYAPDPRTGRAFRYDTLGALAYEKPLLLSGGGGLISSAADYHRFTQMLLRGGALDGVRLLGPRTVRFMTRNHLPGGQDLETLSTGGFAETTLDGIGFGLGFAVVDDPVPSRVPSSPGEYYWGGVASTAFWVDPAEEVTALFFTQLMPSSTYPIRPQLRQLVYSALVD; this is encoded by the coding sequence GTGAGTGTGGCACGCAGCATCGACCCGGACCAGATCGGCTTCGACCCGGCGCGGTTGGCGCGCATCGACGAGCACTTCGGCAGGTACGTCGACGACGGTCGCCTCGCCGGCTGGCAGGTGCTGGTCACCCGCCGCGGCGAGATCGCCCACTCCTCGACGTACGGGCTGCGCGACGTCGAGGCGGGCAGTCCCGTCGAGGCGGACACGCTCTGGCGCATCTACTCGATGACGAAGCCCGTCACCTCGGTCGCCGCGATGATCCTCTGGGAGGAGGGCCGCTTCGAGCTGACCGACGAGATCAGCCGGTGGCTGCCCGAGTTCGCCGACCTGCGGGTCTACTCCAAGGGCTCGGCCCTCGAGCCCTACACGGTGCCGGCGGTCGAGCCGATCCGGGTCTGGCACCTGCTCACCCACACCGCCGGCCTGACGTACGGCTTCATGCAGACCTCGGTGGTCGACACCATCTACCGGGCCGCCGGCTACGACCTGTACCCGCCGGCGGACGTCGACCTGGCGACGGCCTGCCAGGCCTTCGGCGAGCTGCCCCTGCTGTTCCAGCCCGGCACCGCGTGGGGCTACTCGGTCGCCACCGACGTGCTCGGCCGGCTCGTCGAGGTGGTATCCGGGCAGAGCCTGGACGCGTTCTTCGCCGACCGGATCTTCCGCCCGCTGGGCATGACCGACACGCACTGGTGGGCCGAGGGCGACGCCGCCGAGCGGCTCGCCGCCCTCTACGCGCCCGACCCGCGCACCGGCCGCGCCTTCCGCTACGACACGCTCGGCGCCCTGGCGTACGAGAAGCCGCTGCTGCTCTCCGGCGGCGGCGGCCTGATCTCCAGCGCCGCCGACTACCACCGGTTCACCCAGATGCTGCTGCGCGGCGGGGCGCTCGACGGGGTGCGCCTGCTGGGGCCGCGCACGGTGCGTTTCATGACCCGCAACCACCTGCCCGGCGGGCAGGACCTGGAGACCCTCTCGACCGGCGGCTTCGCCGAGACCACCCTCGACGGGATCGGCTTCGGGCTCGGCTTCGCCGTGGTCGACGACCCCGTCCCGAGCCGGGTGCCGAGCAGCCCAGGCGAGTACTACTGGGGCGGCGTGGCCAGCACGGCGTTCTGGGTCGACCCCGCCGAGGAGGTCACGGCCCTGTTCTTCACCCAGCTCATGCCGTCGAGCACCTACCCGATCCGGCCGCAGCTGCGGCAGCTCGTCTATTCCGCCCTGGTCGACTGA
- a CDS encoding YqeB family protein translates to MDGYGAPTVVDGGAAELAILWGGIPALGAGAGWLLVTGAEWIAGLSWAPAQGLFEAVARLPDPQAGIGGVALGTLGGLLVAAVGTAERLAVSVDAERVRLRRDRADREVGRRAVRAVFVDGKDLVLLGADDEELLRERSDLAVARLRDAFRAHGWPWTDGDPHRDAYRRWVPGLPGLPTGADALLRARQRALDADRGGEARELRGELGRAGVVIRDDGRRQYWRLTRAAPRPRPEDATSAEPEVDGR, encoded by the coding sequence GTGGACGGCTACGGCGCACCCACCGTCGTCGACGGCGGCGCGGCGGAACTGGCGATCCTCTGGGGCGGCATCCCGGCGCTCGGCGCGGGCGCGGGCTGGCTGCTCGTCACCGGCGCGGAGTGGATCGCCGGGCTGTCCTGGGCCCCGGCTCAGGGCCTGTTCGAGGCGGTCGCCCGGCTACCGGACCCGCAGGCCGGCATCGGCGGAGTGGCCCTGGGCACGCTGGGCGGCCTGCTGGTCGCCGCCGTGGGCACCGCCGAACGGCTCGCCGTCAGCGTCGACGCCGAACGCGTACGGCTGCGTCGCGACCGCGCGGACCGGGAGGTCGGGCGGCGGGCGGTGCGCGCGGTCTTCGTCGACGGCAAGGACCTCGTGCTGCTCGGCGCGGACGACGAGGAACTGCTCCGGGAGCGTTCGGACCTGGCCGTCGCCCGGCTGCGCGACGCGTTCCGCGCGCACGGCTGGCCGTGGACCGACGGTGACCCGCACCGGGACGCGTACCGACGGTGGGTGCCCGGCCTGCCCGGGCTGCCGACCGGCGCGGACGCGCTGCTGCGGGCCCGGCAGCGCGCGCTCGACGCCGACCGGGGCGGCGAGGCCCGGGAGCTGCGCGGCGAGCTCGGCCGCGCGGGGGTGGTGATCCGCGACGACGGGCGACGGCAGTACTGGCGGCTGACCCGGGCCGCCCCGCGTCCCCGACCGGAGGACGCGACGTCGGCCGAGCCGGAGGTCGACGGCCGGTAG
- a CDS encoding ABC transporter ATP-binding protein, translated as MIDVEHLTKRYGRHTAVDDVSFRCEPGTVTGFLGPNGAGKSTTMRMICGLTPPSGGGATVGGRPYRELPNPGREVGVLLDASAQHAGRTGREALTVAAATMGVDRRQVATKLDLVGLNEVAAGRRLRAYSLGMRQRLGLAHALLGDPRVLILDEPANGLDPEGIFWMRGLLRDFADRGGTVLLSSHLLREVEAVADRLVVIGGGRIVAQGDKAELLAGGGTLVRARDGVALRGALERSGLAVTEGTEGLLVHADAEAVGQAAADAGVALTELRAAGSGGLEQLFLTLTAGASTQEAVR; from the coding sequence ATGATCGACGTGGAACACCTCACCAAACGGTACGGGCGGCACACGGCCGTCGACGACGTGTCGTTCCGCTGCGAGCCGGGCACCGTCACCGGCTTCCTCGGGCCCAACGGCGCCGGCAAGTCCACCACCATGCGGATGATCTGCGGCCTCACGCCGCCCAGCGGTGGCGGCGCCACGGTCGGCGGCCGGCCGTACCGGGAGCTGCCGAACCCGGGACGCGAGGTGGGCGTGCTGCTGGACGCCTCGGCGCAGCACGCCGGACGCACCGGACGGGAGGCGCTGACCGTGGCCGCCGCCACGATGGGGGTGGACCGCCGGCAGGTGGCCACCAAGCTCGACCTGGTCGGGCTGAACGAGGTCGCGGCCGGGCGCCGGCTGCGGGCGTACTCCCTGGGGATGCGCCAGCGGCTCGGCCTGGCGCACGCCCTGTTGGGCGACCCCCGGGTGCTGATCCTCGACGAGCCGGCCAACGGCCTGGACCCGGAGGGGATCTTCTGGATGCGCGGCCTGCTGCGCGACTTCGCCGACCGGGGCGGCACCGTGCTGCTCTCCTCCCACCTGCTGCGCGAGGTGGAGGCGGTCGCGGACCGGCTGGTGGTCATCGGGGGCGGCCGGATCGTGGCCCAGGGCGACAAGGCCGAACTGCTGGCCGGCGGCGGGACGCTGGTCCGGGCCCGCGACGGCGTGGCGCTGCGGGGCGCGCTGGAGCGGTCCGGGCTGGCCGTCACCGAGGGCACCGAGGGGCTGCTGGTGCACGCCGACGCCGAGGCCGTCGGGCAGGCCGCCGCCGACGCCGGCGTCGCCCTCACCGAGCTGCGGGCAGCCGGCAGCGGCGGCCTGGAGCAGCTCTTCCTCACCCTGACCGCCGGCGCGTCGACCCAGGAGGCCGTCCGATGA
- a CDS encoding APC family permease, giving the protein MWFSMSRDGLLPGWFAKLHPVRRVPSRVTWIVGVGSALIAGFLPIREAAELTNIGILLAFVVVCVAVIVLRYRRPDAPRTFRLPGMPVVPALGAAFSLWLITYLAPETWLRFAVWFVLGAIVYALYGYRRSALARRRG; this is encoded by the coding sequence ATGTGGTTCTCGATGAGCCGGGACGGTCTGCTGCCGGGCTGGTTCGCCAAGCTGCACCCGGTCCGCCGGGTGCCGAGCCGGGTCACCTGGATCGTCGGCGTGGGCTCGGCCCTGATCGCCGGCTTCCTACCGATCCGGGAGGCGGCCGAGCTGACCAACATCGGTATCCTGCTGGCCTTCGTCGTGGTTTGCGTCGCGGTGATCGTGCTGCGCTACCGCCGCCCGGACGCGCCGCGTACCTTCCGGCTGCCCGGGATGCCCGTGGTGCCGGCGCTGGGCGCGGCCTTCTCCCTCTGGCTGATCACCTACCTGGCGCCGGAGACGTGGCTGCGCTTCGCCGTCTGGTTCGTGCTCGGCGCGATCGTCTACGCCCTCTACGGCTACCGGCGCTCGGCACTGGCCCGCCGCCGGGGCTGA
- a CDS encoding D-Ala-D-Ala carboxypeptidase family metallohydrolase: MRVNTLKRAAVAFALALPAAAVATVVAAPAAHADGCYTWQRNLYQGRSGADVRQLQIRVAGWAGNRDIVENDGRFGPKTAAAVKRFQSAYRLRVDGVAGPQTYRKLYDLQDNDCTPRHFSFREMDDGCGRGGWSGGPLSPAQTRQNALRTMWKLEAMRRSLGDKPLYVSSGFRSRTCNNQVGGASDSQHLYGNAADLTSRTSSLCQLARDARSRGFSGIYGPGYPDHDDHVHVDSRRENDRDDTPNTTSWSAPDCGIGAGND, from the coding sequence GTGCGCGTTAACACCCTGAAACGGGCCGCTGTCGCATTCGCCCTGGCGTTGCCGGCAGCCGCTGTCGCCACGGTGGTCGCCGCGCCAGCGGCCCACGCCGACGGCTGCTACACGTGGCAGCGCAACCTCTACCAGGGGCGCTCCGGCGCCGACGTCCGCCAGTTGCAGATCCGGGTGGCCGGTTGGGCCGGCAACCGGGACATCGTGGAGAACGACGGACGCTTCGGACCGAAGACCGCCGCCGCCGTCAAGCGGTTCCAGTCCGCGTACCGGCTGCGCGTCGACGGCGTCGCCGGACCGCAGACGTACCGCAAGCTCTACGACCTCCAGGACAACGACTGCACGCCGCGGCACTTCAGCTTCCGCGAGATGGACGACGGCTGCGGTCGCGGCGGCTGGAGCGGCGGTCCGCTCTCCCCCGCGCAGACCAGGCAGAACGCGCTGCGCACGATGTGGAAGCTGGAGGCGATGCGGCGCAGCCTCGGCGACAAGCCGCTCTACGTCAGCAGCGGCTTCCGCAGCCGTACCTGCAACAACCAGGTCGGCGGGGCATCGGACAGCCAGCACCTCTACGGCAACGCCGCCGACCTGACCTCCCGCACCAGCTCCCTCTGCCAACTGGCCCGCGACGCGCGCAGCCGGGGCTTCAGCGGGATCTACGGGCCCGGCTACCCGGACCACGACGACCACGTGCACGTCGACTCGCGACGGGAGAACGACCGGGACGACACACCGAACACCACCAGCTGGTCCGCGCCGGACTGCGGGATCGGCGCCGGCAACGACTGA
- a CDS encoding ComEA family DNA-binding protein codes for MSNAPSPGWPPPAVPRPSAGWQVLQSWWLLLPVLGCSCLGGFGFIYVGARARRAAWWVPGIVYAVVGWTAFMLVGESDKESAVSDWAVGVLLAVWASSILHAALINPAWLRWLTHRRARSAAAWPAGAYPLAPLPRAAPPGPGPAPYPGMTLTYPPSSPAGYPSPYPSAAYPSPSAGYPQAAPAYPPQPFGPAAQPPGSPVGQPAGYPPPAADPTMVPYQPVDSFGSEPLAPPSDPWADGEAGRVDVNTVGPKALAALPGFDPQRARQVVAERERRGSFGSLAEFAAAANLAPHEYARLRDALDCVPPAGPAPEQPPPGRVLDV; via the coding sequence ATGTCGAACGCGCCTAGCCCCGGCTGGCCGCCCCCGGCCGTGCCGAGGCCGAGCGCCGGTTGGCAGGTGTTGCAGAGCTGGTGGCTGCTGCTGCCCGTCCTCGGGTGCAGCTGCCTCGGCGGCTTCGGGTTCATCTACGTGGGCGCGCGAGCCCGCCGCGCGGCGTGGTGGGTCCCCGGCATCGTCTACGCCGTGGTGGGCTGGACGGCGTTCATGCTCGTCGGCGAGTCGGACAAGGAGAGCGCCGTCAGCGACTGGGCGGTCGGCGTGCTCCTGGCCGTCTGGGCGTCCAGCATCCTGCACGCCGCGCTGATCAACCCGGCGTGGCTGCGCTGGCTCACGCACCGCCGGGCCAGGTCGGCGGCGGCGTGGCCGGCCGGGGCGTACCCGCTGGCCCCGCTGCCCCGGGCGGCTCCCCCCGGCCCGGGGCCCGCCCCCTACCCGGGCATGACGCTGACGTACCCGCCCAGTTCACCGGCGGGGTACCCGTCCCCGTACCCGTCGGCCGCCTACCCGTCCCCGTCGGCCGGGTACCCGCAAGCCGCGCCGGCGTACCCGCCCCAGCCGTTCGGGCCGGCGGCCCAGCCGCCCGGGTCGCCGGTGGGACAGCCCGCCGGGTATCCGCCGCCGGCGGCCGATCCGACGATGGTGCCGTACCAGCCGGTCGATTCCTTCGGGTCCGAGCCGCTCGCGCCGCCGTCGGACCCGTGGGCCGACGGGGAGGCCGGGCGGGTCGACGTGAACACGGTCGGGCCGAAGGCGCTCGCCGCGCTGCCCGGCTTCGACCCGCAGCGCGCCCGGCAGGTCGTGGCCGAGCGGGAGCGGCGCGGGTCCTTCGGCAGCCTGGCCGAATTCGCCGCCGCCGCCAACCTGGCCCCCCACGAGTACGCGCGCCTGCGCGACGCCCTGGACTGCGTCCCGCCCGCCGGGCCGGCGCCCGAGCAGCCGCCGCCCGGCCGGGTCCTCGATGTCTGA
- a CDS encoding DUF6642 family protein, with amino-acid sequence MARGGVFCIEGQWHRDLNERGSVLPTLELLERLGKIRFIHKDAATRDELFYFVDRWLLKQYADHRVGFFAMHGEPSRLCLTDWESVALADVAELMAGRCEGRRLYFGSCSVLRASDAVLRGFLDATGAALICGYTREVDWVESAAFETVLLDVLANGQRHNAAELRMGSAHWAPLASYLGFRVIYANGRAWRPSVRPRVPAQPAARRAAPRPR; translated from the coding sequence ATGGCACGTGGTGGCGTCTTCTGCATCGAGGGCCAGTGGCACCGCGACCTCAACGAGCGCGGCTCCGTCCTGCCCACCCTCGAACTGCTCGAACGGCTCGGAAAGATCCGCTTCATCCACAAGGACGCGGCCACCCGCGACGAGCTGTTCTACTTCGTGGACCGCTGGCTGCTCAAGCAGTACGCCGACCACCGGGTCGGCTTCTTCGCCATGCACGGCGAGCCGAGCCGGCTCTGCCTCACCGACTGGGAATCGGTGGCGCTCGCCGACGTCGCGGAGTTGATGGCGGGTCGCTGCGAAGGCCGGCGGCTCTATTTCGGCAGCTGTTCGGTGCTGCGCGCCTCCGACGCGGTGCTGCGCGGCTTCCTCGACGCCACGGGGGCGGCGCTGATCTGCGGGTACACCCGCGAGGTGGACTGGGTCGAATCGGCCGCCTTCGAAACCGTCCTGCTCGACGTGCTGGCCAACGGCCAGCGCCACAACGCCGCCGAGCTGCGGATGGGCTCGGCGCACTGGGCGCCGCTCGCCTCGTACCTCGGCTTCCGGGTGATCTACGCCAACGGCCGCGCCTGGCGGCCGTCGGTCCGCCCCCGCGTGCCCGCCCAGCCCGCCGCCCGCCGCGCCGCCCCGCGACCCCGGTGA
- a CDS encoding NAD(P)-dependent oxidoreductase has product MSNIVVFGAGGTAGSRITAEAVGRGHRVTAAVRRPEATSYLPPAVTVVTGDATSERSVRELAPDTDAMVVAIGGGEHDLWLDAARNLVGALRGMPGAPRIIHVGGGSTLLTPKGTRYLDEPDFPEDYRDAALGQADALDFYRSSADGVTWTYVSPPPLEFHPGERTGHYRTGGDEPVTDHEGRSVLSYEDLAVAIVDEIEQPRHENARFTAAY; this is encoded by the coding sequence ATGAGCAACATCGTCGTTTTCGGCGCGGGTGGCACCGCGGGCTCGCGGATCACCGCCGAGGCGGTCGGCCGGGGCCACCGGGTCACCGCCGCGGTGCGCCGGCCGGAGGCCACCTCGTACCTGCCACCGGCCGTCACGGTGGTGACCGGGGACGCCACCAGCGAGCGGAGCGTACGGGAACTGGCGCCCGACACGGACGCCATGGTGGTGGCGATCGGCGGCGGCGAACACGACCTGTGGCTCGACGCGGCGCGGAACCTGGTCGGCGCGCTGCGGGGCATGCCGGGCGCGCCCCGGATCATCCACGTGGGCGGCGGGTCGACCCTGCTCACCCCGAAGGGCACCCGCTACCTCGACGAGCCGGACTTCCCCGAGGATTACCGCGACGCCGCGCTGGGGCAGGCCGACGCCCTCGACTTCTACCGCTCCTCGGCCGACGGGGTGACCTGGACGTACGTCTCCCCGCCGCCGCTGGAGTTCCACCCGGGCGAGCGCACCGGGCACTACCGCACCGGCGGCGACGAGCCGGTGACCGACCACGAGGGCCGCTCGGTGCTCAGCTACGAGGACCTGGCGGTGGCGATCGTGGACGAGATCGAACAGCCGCGCCACGAGAACGCCCGCTTCACCGCCGCGTACTGA
- a CDS encoding ABC transporter permease subunit, translating into MSTTTASPPTAASAPGRPGVRRPSLLRLTGVELRKLVDTRAGLWLLITIGLLAAALVVVQLIWADDAAQTFDNFFVPSMLPIGLLLPVLGILSITGEWSQRTALTTFALVPRRGRVIVAKLAAMVLAALASVLVSLGVAAAGTLVAGATGGAGTWRLEWALVLHAVVLQVANVLMGAGFGLLLLNTPLAIVGYLLLPALWSILGEMIRPLRGPAGWLDTGRTMEPLLTPDVTAGQWGRFAVSLLVWLAVPLVAGLIRTLRREVS; encoded by the coding sequence ATGAGCACCACCACCGCCAGCCCGCCCACCGCCGCCTCCGCCCCCGGCCGTCCGGGCGTACGCCGGCCGTCGCTGCTCCGGCTCACCGGGGTGGAGCTGCGCAAGCTCGTCGACACCCGGGCCGGGCTGTGGCTGCTGATCACCATCGGGCTGCTGGCTGCCGCCCTCGTGGTGGTCCAGTTGATCTGGGCGGACGACGCCGCGCAGACCTTCGACAACTTCTTCGTCCCCTCGATGCTGCCGATCGGCCTGCTGCTGCCCGTGCTGGGCATCCTGTCGATCACCGGGGAGTGGTCGCAGCGTACGGCGCTGACCACGTTCGCCCTGGTGCCCCGGCGGGGCCGGGTGATCGTCGCGAAGCTGGCCGCGATGGTGCTCGCGGCGCTGGCGTCGGTGCTGGTGAGCCTCGGTGTGGCCGCCGCCGGCACGCTGGTCGCCGGGGCCACCGGCGGCGCCGGCACGTGGCGCCTGGAGTGGGCCCTGGTGCTGCACGCCGTGGTGCTCCAGGTGGCCAACGTGCTGATGGGGGCCGGCTTCGGCCTGCTGCTGCTCAACACCCCGCTGGCGATCGTCGGGTACCTGCTGCTGCCGGCCCTCTGGTCGATCCTGGGCGAGATGATCCGGCCGCTGCGTGGCCCGGCGGGCTGGCTCGACACGGGCCGGACCATGGAGCCGCTGCTCACGCCGGACGTGACCGCCGGGCAGTGGGGGCGGTTCGCCGTGTCGCTGCTGGTCTGGCTGGCCGTTCCGCTGGTCGCGGGGCTGATCCGCACGCTGCGGCGCGAGGTGTCCTGA
- a CDS encoding response regulator → MAAVAGVTGPGVTGPGGGGPGGGGPGPTADRPVRVLIVDDDALVRAGLSMILGGVPDLLVVGEAADGGEVPAAVAACAPDVVLMDIRMPRVDGLAATEALRASPHPPEVLVLTTFDADEQVLRALRAGAGGFLLKDTPPAEIVRAVHRVAAGEATLSPAVTRRLIDHVTAPGAPGGPEPRRDRARRQLAGLSEREHEVAVAVGRGRTNAEIAAELFMSVATVKAYVSRLLVKLDLNNRVQVALLVHDAGFV, encoded by the coding sequence CTGGCTGCCGTGGCCGGCGTGACCGGGCCGGGCGTGACCGGGCCGGGCGGGGGCGGGCCGGGCGGGGGCGGGCCGGGCCCCACCGCCGACCGGCCGGTGCGGGTGCTGATCGTCGACGACGACGCGCTGGTCCGCGCCGGCCTGTCGATGATCCTCGGCGGCGTGCCGGACCTGCTCGTGGTCGGGGAGGCCGCCGACGGCGGCGAGGTGCCCGCCGCCGTGGCCGCCTGCGCGCCCGACGTGGTGCTGATGGACATCCGGATGCCCCGGGTCGACGGCCTCGCGGCCACCGAGGCGCTGCGCGCGTCGCCGCACCCGCCGGAGGTGCTGGTGCTGACCACCTTCGACGCCGACGAGCAGGTGCTCCGGGCGCTGCGGGCGGGGGCCGGCGGCTTCCTGCTCAAGGACACCCCGCCGGCCGAGATCGTGCGGGCTGTGCACCGGGTGGCGGCGGGGGAGGCGACGCTCTCCCCGGCGGTCACCCGCCGGCTGATCGACCACGTGACCGCGCCCGGCGCGCCGGGGGGCCCGGAGCCACGCCGGGATCGGGCGCGGCGTCAGCTCGCCGGGCTCAGCGAGCGGGAGCACGAGGTCGCGGTCGCGGTCGGGCGGGGCCGGACGAACGCGGAGATCGCCGCCGAGCTGTTCATGAGCGTCGCGACCGTGAAGGCGTACGTGTCGCGGCTGCTGGTGAAGCTCGACCTCAACAACCGGGTCCAGGTCGCCCTGCTGGTGCACGACGCCGGCTTCGTCTGA
- a CDS encoding 4Fe-4S single cluster domain-containing protein: MSDDGPGPRPSAGARTVAVARFLAATRAEGPGERTAVWAQGCEIRCPGCFNPHLWTFRGGERVAPDDLARRVLDAGTEGLTLLGGEPFDQAAPLAVVAAGVRAAGRSVMTFTGYTTARLRRAVDEGRDDVAALLAATDLLVAGPFLADRIDTRRPWVGSTNQEFVLLDDRFPGLLDEVSRSPDRVEVTVDAAGRVAVNGWAEVDALDELLASVARPQPRRRASAERR, translated from the coding sequence ATGTCTGACGACGGTCCCGGGCCCCGCCCGTCGGCCGGGGCGCGGACGGTGGCGGTGGCCCGCTTCCTGGCTGCCACCCGTGCCGAGGGGCCGGGCGAGCGGACGGCCGTCTGGGCGCAGGGCTGCGAGATCCGCTGCCCCGGCTGCTTCAACCCGCACCTGTGGACCTTCCGGGGCGGGGAGCGGGTGGCCCCCGACGACCTGGCGCGCCGGGTGCTCGACGCCGGCACCGAGGGGTTGACGCTGCTGGGCGGCGAGCCCTTCGACCAGGCCGCCCCGCTGGCGGTCGTCGCGGCCGGGGTGCGCGCCGCCGGGCGCTCGGTGATGACCTTCACCGGTTACACCACGGCCCGGCTGCGCCGCGCGGTCGACGAGGGCCGCGACGACGTCGCGGCGCTGCTCGCGGCGACGGACCTCCTCGTCGCCGGGCCGTTCCTGGCCGACCGGATCGACACCCGACGGCCCTGGGTGGGTTCCACGAACCAGGAGTTCGTGCTGCTCGACGACCGCTTCCCGGGCCTGCTCGACGAGGTGTCGCGCAGCCCCGACCGGGTCGAGGTGACCGTCGACGCCGCCGGCCGCGTGGCGGTGAACGGCTGGGCCGAGGTCGACGCCCTCGACGAGCTGCTGGCGTCGGTGGCCCGCCCTCAGCCCCGGCGGCGGGCCAGTGCCGAGCGCCGGTAG
- a CDS encoding sensor histidine kinase, which produces MTSAAVPEHPWLLPGALSVDPTARAGRLPRRTTRDWVVDGLCFLLSLGWVLLATADAASPDPEFAAPLPQRWMVPVDAVLGLVCCALIWARRRWPLGLAVATLPLTVFSMAAGVPLLIFYFTAVVHRRTAVALGVTAAGLVTNFAFSYLRPDPQMPYWATTLWGVVISLCVLAWGMFVRARRQLVVSLRERAERAEAEQQLRVAQARHLERTRIAREMHDVLAHRISLLSLHAGALEFRPDAPPEEVARAAGVIRGSAHAALQDLREVIGVLRAETVTAEDPERPQPTLGDLPALVEESRAAGVRVGVRDVVTAGEQVPAAVGRSVYRIVQEGLTNARKHAVGAAVTVDVAGAPGAGLTVEVRNRWPVGGVADPAIPGAGTGLVGIAERVSLAGGRLEYGRDDSGDFRLAAWLPWPA; this is translated from the coding sequence GTGACCAGTGCCGCCGTACCGGAGCACCCCTGGCTGCTGCCGGGGGCGCTGAGCGTCGACCCGACGGCCCGGGCCGGGCGGCTGCCGCGGCGCACCACCCGCGACTGGGTGGTGGACGGCCTCTGCTTCCTGCTCTCCCTCGGCTGGGTCCTGCTCGCCACGGCCGACGCGGCGTCACCCGACCCCGAGTTCGCCGCCCCGCTGCCGCAGCGCTGGATGGTCCCGGTCGACGCCGTGCTCGGGCTCGTCTGCTGCGCGCTGATCTGGGCGCGCCGTCGCTGGCCGCTGGGGCTGGCGGTGGCGACCCTGCCGCTGACCGTGTTCTCGATGGCGGCAGGGGTCCCGCTGCTGATCTTCTACTTCACGGCCGTGGTGCACCGCCGTACGGCTGTCGCGCTCGGGGTGACCGCCGCCGGTCTGGTCACCAACTTCGCCTTCAGCTACCTGCGCCCGGACCCCCAGATGCCGTACTGGGCGACGACGCTCTGGGGAGTGGTGATCAGCCTCTGCGTGCTGGCGTGGGGGATGTTCGTCCGGGCGCGGCGGCAGCTCGTCGTGTCGCTGCGCGAGCGCGCCGAGCGGGCCGAGGCGGAGCAGCAGTTGCGGGTGGCGCAGGCCCGGCACCTGGAACGCACCCGGATCGCCCGGGAGATGCACGACGTGCTGGCGCACCGGATCTCGCTGCTCAGCCTGCACGCCGGCGCGCTGGAGTTCCGGCCGGACGCGCCGCCGGAGGAGGTGGCGAGGGCGGCCGGGGTGATCCGGGGCAGCGCCCACGCCGCGTTGCAGGACCTGCGCGAGGTGATCGGGGTGCTCCGCGCGGAGACCGTCACGGCGGAGGACCCGGAGCGCCCGCAGCCCACCCTGGGCGACCTGCCCGCGCTCGTCGAGGAGTCGCGGGCGGCCGGGGTGCGGGTCGGTGTCCGCGACGTGGTCACGGCGGGGGAGCAGGTGCCCGCGGCGGTGGGGCGCAGCGTCTACCGCATCGTGCAGGAGGGCCTGACCAACGCCCGCAAGCACGCCGTCGGGGCGGCCGTCACCGTCGACGTCGCCGGCGCACCCGGCGCCGGGCTGACCGTGGAGGTACGCAACCGGTGGCCGGTCGGCGGCGTCGCCGACCCGGCGATCCCCGGCGCCGGCACGGGCCTGGTCGGCATCGCCGAGCGGGTCAGCCTGGCCGGCGGCCGGCTGGAGTACGGGCGGGACGACTCCGGCGACTTCCGGCTGGCCGCCTGGCTGCCGTGGCCGGCGTGA